The following coding sequences lie in one Cupriavidus sp. WKF15 genomic window:
- a CDS encoding TSUP family transporter yields MEFAFLAVAAFLAGLIDAVAGGGGLVQIPALFSAFPGMPPATLLGTNKIASVAGTANAAIRYGRSVRIYWAATAPAVIAAFVFSMAGAWALTMIPAEPLRKALPFVLVTLLVYTVAKKDLGTEHAPSLSGARERAAALLAGAAIGFYDGVFGPGTGSFLMIVFVRVFGYDFLHASASTKVVNMATNLAALLLLASKGHIWWQLGAVMAVANVAGSQVGSRLALRHGSGFVRKVFIVVVSALILKTAWDAFVR; encoded by the coding sequence ATGGAGTTCGCATTCCTGGCGGTAGCCGCCTTTCTCGCCGGCCTGATCGACGCGGTGGCCGGTGGCGGCGGCCTGGTCCAGATCCCCGCGCTGTTTTCGGCCTTTCCCGGCATGCCGCCGGCCACGCTGCTCGGCACCAACAAGATAGCCTCGGTCGCCGGTACGGCCAATGCGGCGATCCGCTACGGGCGCAGCGTGCGCATCTACTGGGCGGCGACGGCGCCAGCCGTGATAGCGGCATTCGTGTTCTCGATGGCCGGTGCCTGGGCGCTGACCATGATTCCGGCCGAGCCGCTGCGCAAGGCGCTGCCGTTCGTGCTGGTGACGCTGCTGGTCTATACCGTGGCCAAGAAGGACCTGGGCACCGAGCACGCGCCATCGCTCAGCGGCGCGCGCGAGCGCGCGGCGGCGTTGCTCGCGGGCGCGGCGATCGGTTTCTACGACGGCGTGTTCGGGCCCGGCACCGGCAGCTTCCTGATGATCGTGTTCGTGCGCGTGTTCGGCTATGACTTCCTGCACGCCTCGGCTTCGACCAAGGTGGTGAACATGGCCACCAACCTCGCGGCGCTGCTGCTGCTGGCCAGCAAGGGCCATATCTGGTGGCAGCTCGGCGCGGTCATGGCCGTGGCCAACGTGGCCGGCAGCCAGGTAGGCAGCCGGCTGGCGCTTCGCCACGGCAGCGGCTTCGTGCGCAAGGTGTTCATCGTGGTGGTCAGCGCGCTGATCCTGAAGACGGCGTGGGACGCCTTCGTGCGCTGA
- a CDS encoding branched-chain amino acid ABC transporter permease has product MRAESTVTIKGAQAKEGHGVQKKLLYGLLLLALIVAPMAGAYPVFVLKVLCFALFACAFNLLIGYTGLLSFGHAAFFGGAGYISGEAMKVWGVTPEIGLILGTAGGALIGYVVGSLAIRRQGIYFSMITLALAQMLFFICLQAPFTGGEDGLQGIPRGKLFGVLSLSDDLTLYYVALAIIVAAFALIVRTVHSPFGQILKAIKENEPRAISLGYDVDRFKLTAFVLSAALSGLAGSIKALVLGFETLTDVHWSMSGSVILMTLVGGLGTLSGPIVGAFVVVALENKLGDIGSFLASATGIQWFNSLGESVTMVIGAIFVICVLTFRRGIMGELNALFSRKQE; this is encoded by the coding sequence ATGCGTGCGGAATCCACCGTGACGATCAAGGGCGCACAGGCGAAAGAGGGCCACGGCGTGCAGAAAAAACTGTTGTACGGATTGTTGCTGCTGGCGCTGATCGTGGCGCCGATGGCTGGCGCCTACCCGGTGTTCGTGCTCAAGGTGCTGTGCTTTGCGCTGTTCGCGTGCGCGTTCAACCTGCTGATCGGCTATACGGGGCTGCTGTCGTTCGGCCATGCGGCCTTCTTCGGCGGCGCAGGCTATATCTCGGGCGAAGCCATGAAGGTGTGGGGCGTGACGCCGGAGATCGGGCTGATCCTGGGCACCGCAGGGGGCGCACTGATCGGCTACGTGGTCGGCTCGCTGGCCATCCGCCGCCAGGGCATCTACTTCTCGATGATCACGCTGGCGCTGGCGCAGATGCTGTTCTTCATCTGCCTGCAGGCGCCGTTCACGGGCGGCGAGGACGGCCTGCAGGGCATCCCGCGCGGCAAGCTGTTCGGCGTGCTGTCGCTGTCGGACGACCTGACGCTGTACTACGTGGCGCTGGCGATCATCGTGGCGGCCTTTGCGCTGATCGTGCGCACCGTGCATTCGCCATTCGGCCAGATCCTGAAGGCGATCAAGGAGAACGAGCCGCGCGCGATCTCGCTTGGCTATGATGTCGACCGCTTCAAGCTGACTGCCTTCGTGCTGTCGGCGGCGCTGTCCGGTCTCGCGGGTTCGATCAAGGCGCTGGTGCTCGGCTTCGAGACGCTGACCGACGTGCACTGGTCGATGTCGGGCTCGGTGATCCTGATGACGCTGGTGGGCGGTCTGGGCACCTTGTCGGGCCCGATTGTCGGCGCCTTCGTGGTGGTGGCGCTGGAGAACAAGCTTGGCGACATCGGCTCGTTCCTGGCCTCGGCCACGGGCATCCAGTGGTTCAACTCGCTGGGCGAGTCGGTGACCATGGTGATCGGCGCGATCTTCGTGATCTGCGTGCTGACCTTCCGCCGCGGCATCATGGGCGAACTGAACGCGCTCTTCAGCCGCAAGCAGGAGTGA
- a CDS encoding branched-chain amino acid ABC transporter permease: MDIFGIPLPAMLSQLLLGLVNGAFYAMLSLGLAVIFGLLNVINFAHGALFMLGAVLAWMGMEYAGLNYWVMLALSPLVVAVLGVVIEKTMLRWIYKLDHIYGLLLTLGITLVIEGIFRSIYGVSGLPYQTPDALQGATDLGFMILPNYRAWVVVASLAVCFATWYVIEKTKLGAYLRAGTENPKMVEAFGVNVPLMVTLTYGFGVALAAFAGVLAAPVIQISPLMGQNLIIIVFAVVVIGGMGSIMGSILTGLGLGVIEGLTKVFYPEASSTVVFFIMVIVLLLRPAGLFGREK, from the coding sequence ATGGACATCTTCGGAATCCCCCTTCCCGCCATGCTGTCCCAGCTCCTGCTGGGCCTCGTCAATGGCGCCTTCTATGCGATGCTGAGCCTGGGCCTGGCGGTGATCTTCGGCCTGCTCAATGTCATCAATTTCGCGCACGGCGCGCTGTTCATGCTCGGCGCGGTGCTGGCCTGGATGGGCATGGAGTACGCCGGGCTCAACTACTGGGTCATGCTGGCCCTGTCCCCGCTGGTGGTCGCGGTGCTGGGCGTGGTCATCGAGAAGACCATGCTGCGCTGGATCTACAAGCTGGACCATATCTACGGCCTGCTGCTGACGCTGGGCATCACGCTGGTGATCGAAGGCATCTTCCGTTCGATCTACGGCGTGTCGGGCTTGCCATACCAGACACCCGACGCGCTGCAGGGCGCCACCGACCTCGGCTTCATGATCCTGCCCAACTACCGGGCCTGGGTAGTGGTGGCTTCGCTGGCGGTGTGCTTCGCCACCTGGTACGTGATCGAGAAGACCAAGCTTGGCGCCTACCTACGCGCCGGCACCGAGAACCCGAAGATGGTGGAGGCCTTCGGCGTCAACGTGCCACTGATGGTGACGCTGACCTACGGCTTCGGCGTGGCGCTGGCCGCGTTCGCGGGCGTGCTGGCGGCGCCGGTGATCCAGATCTCGCCGCTGATGGGACAGAACCTGATCATCATCGTGTTCGCGGTGGTGGTGATCGGCGGCATGGGCTCGATCATGGGGTCGATCCTTACCGGCCTGGGGCTGGGCGTGATCGAAGGGCTGACCAAGGTGTTCTATCCTGAGGCATCGTCGACCGTGGTGTTCTTCATCATGGTGATCGTGCTGCTGCTGCGTCCGGCCGGACTGTTCGGGAGGGAGAAGTGA
- a CDS encoding ABC transporter substrate-binding protein translates to MKKTRLAAAMAAIAMGAVSFNAAAQVSGDTVKIGYITDLSGLYADIDGQGGAEAIKMAIEDAGGKVLGKPIELVTADHQNKADIAASKAREWMDQQGLDVLIGGTNSGAGLAMSKVALDKKRVYINVGAGSARLTNEECSPYTVHYAYDTVALAKGTAIPVVKQGGKSWFFLTADYAFGHSLESDAAAVVKANGGTVVGSVRHPLSASDFSSFLLQAQSSKAQILGLANAGGDTINAIKAAKEFGITKTMKIAGLLMFINDVHSLGLKNTEGLLMTDSWYWDMNDDTRKFANRYFSKMKKMPSSLQAADYSAVSTYLKAVAAVKTDDPDKVMAELKKTKINDFYTKGYIRQDGRGIHDMYLMQVKAPAESKKPWDYMKIVATIPGDQVFTTVAESKCAMFKK, encoded by the coding sequence ATGAAGAAGACTCGGCTCGCGGCCGCGATGGCGGCCATTGCCATGGGTGCTGTTTCGTTCAACGCCGCCGCGCAGGTATCGGGCGATACCGTCAAGATCGGCTACATCACCGACCTGTCGGGCCTGTATGCCGATATCGACGGGCAGGGCGGCGCCGAGGCCATCAAGATGGCCATCGAGGATGCGGGCGGCAAGGTGCTGGGCAAGCCCATCGAACTGGTCACTGCCGACCACCAGAACAAGGCCGACATTGCCGCGTCCAAGGCACGCGAATGGATGGACCAGCAGGGCCTGGACGTGCTGATCGGCGGTACCAACTCCGGTGCCGGGCTGGCCATGAGCAAGGTGGCCCTGGATAAAAAGCGCGTCTATATCAACGTCGGCGCCGGCTCGGCGCGCCTGACCAACGAAGAGTGCTCGCCGTACACGGTGCACTACGCCTACGACACCGTGGCGCTGGCCAAGGGCACCGCCATCCCGGTGGTGAAGCAGGGCGGCAAGTCGTGGTTCTTCCTGACTGCTGACTATGCCTTCGGCCACTCGCTGGAGAGCGATGCCGCGGCGGTGGTGAAGGCCAATGGCGGTACGGTGGTGGGTTCGGTGCGCCATCCGCTGTCGGCGTCGGACTTCTCGTCGTTCCTGCTGCAGGCGCAGTCGTCCAAGGCGCAGATCCTTGGCCTGGCCAACGCCGGTGGCGACACCATCAACGCGATCAAGGCGGCCAAGGAGTTCGGCATCACCAAGACGATGAAGATCGCCGGCCTGCTGATGTTCATCAACGACGTCCACAGCCTGGGGCTGAAGAACACCGAAGGCCTGCTGATGACCGACAGCTGGTACTGGGACATGAACGACGACACCCGCAAGTTCGCCAACCGGTACTTCAGCAAGATGAAGAAGATGCCGAGCAGCCTGCAGGCCGCCGACTACTCGGCCGTCAGCACCTACCTGAAGGCCGTGGCCGCGGTCAAGACGGATGACCCGGACAAGGTCATGGCCGAACTGAAGAAGACCAAGATCAACGACTTCTACACCAAGGGCTATATCCGCCAGGATGGCCGCGGCATTCACGACATGTACCTGATGCAGGTGAAGGCCCCGGCCGAGTCCAAGAAGCCGTGGGATTACATGAAGATCGTCGCGACGATTCCGGGCGACCAGGTCTTCACCACGGTGGCCGAGTCGAAGTGCGCGATGTTTAAGAAGTAA
- a CDS encoding ABC transporter ATP-binding protein, which yields MTTSSVPALEIKDLHAWYGESHILHGVDLTVNRGEVVTLLGRNGAGRTTTLRAIMGLTGARKGSIKVNGHETIGLATHKIAHYGIGYCPEERAIFSSLSCEENLLLPPVLKGADKGMSEAEIYEMFPNLKERRQSQGTRLSGGEQQMLAVGRILRTGANLLLLDEISEGLAPVIVQALARMILMLKKKGYTVVMVEQNFRFAAPLADRFYVMEHGSIVERFAASELEAKMPVLHELLGV from the coding sequence ATGACGACATCCAGCGTACCGGCGCTCGAGATCAAGGACCTGCACGCCTGGTACGGCGAATCGCACATCCTGCACGGCGTGGACCTGACCGTGAACCGCGGCGAGGTGGTGACGCTGCTGGGCCGCAACGGCGCGGGCCGCACCACCACGCTGCGCGCGATCATGGGCCTGACTGGCGCGCGCAAGGGCTCGATCAAGGTCAACGGCCACGAGACCATCGGCCTGGCGACGCACAAGATCGCGCACTACGGCATCGGCTATTGCCCGGAAGAGCGGGCGATCTTCTCGAGCCTGTCGTGCGAGGAGAACCTGTTGCTGCCGCCGGTGCTGAAGGGCGCCGACAAGGGCATGAGCGAGGCCGAGATCTACGAGATGTTCCCGAACCTGAAGGAGCGCCGCCAGAGCCAGGGCACGCGCCTGTCGGGCGGCGAGCAGCAGATGCTGGCGGTCGGGCGCATCCTGCGCACCGGCGCGAACCTGCTGCTGCTTGACGAGATCTCGGAGGGTCTGGCGCCGGTGATCGTGCAGGCGCTCGCGCGCATGATCCTGATGCTCAAGAAGAAGGGCTATACGGTGGTGATGGTGGAGCAGAACTTCCGCTTCGCCGCGCCGCTGGCCGACCGCTTCTATGTGATGGAGCACGGCAGCATCGTCGAGCGCTTCGCGGCGAGCGAGCTGGAGGCGAAGATGCCGGTGCTGCATGAATTGCTTGGGGTCTGA
- a CDS encoding ABC transporter ATP-binding protein, producing MNQQETILETRNLTKEFKGFTAVSDVSLRVRRGSIHALIGPNGAGKTTCFNLLTKFLEPTTGTILFNGVDITREKPAQIARRGVIRSFQISAVFPHLTVMENVRIGLQRQLGTAFQFWRSERSLDVLNDRAMELLEQVGLTEFAQTVTVNLPYGRKRALEIATTLAMEPELMLLDEPTQGMGHEDVDRVTQLIRKVSAGRTILMVEHNMNVVSSIADKITVLQRGAILAEGPYAEVSKDPRVMEAYMGTADAELQGAH from the coding sequence ATGAATCAACAGGAAACCATCCTGGAAACGCGAAACCTGACCAAGGAATTCAAGGGTTTCACGGCGGTGAGCGACGTCAGCCTGCGCGTGCGCCGCGGCTCGATCCATGCGCTGATCGGGCCCAACGGCGCCGGCAAGACCACCTGCTTCAACCTGCTCACCAAGTTCCTGGAGCCGACCACCGGCACCATCCTCTTCAACGGCGTCGACATCACGCGCGAGAAGCCTGCGCAGATCGCGCGCCGCGGCGTGATCCGCTCGTTCCAGATCTCGGCCGTATTCCCGCACCTGACGGTGATGGAGAACGTGCGCATCGGCCTGCAGCGCCAGTTGGGCACCGCGTTCCAGTTCTGGCGCAGCGAGCGTTCGCTCGACGTGCTCAATGATCGCGCGATGGAGCTGCTGGAGCAGGTCGGCCTGACCGAGTTCGCGCAGACCGTCACGGTGAACCTGCCGTACGGGCGCAAGCGCGCGCTGGAGATCGCCACCACGCTCGCGATGGAGCCCGAGCTGATGCTGCTCGACGAACCCACGCAGGGCATGGGCCACGAGGACGTGGACCGCGTCACGCAGCTGATCAGGAAGGTCTCGGCGGGCCGCACCATCCTGATGGTCGAGCACAACATGAACGTGGTGTCGTCGATCGCCGACAAGATCACCGTGCTGCAGCGTGGCGCGATCCTCGCTGAAGGGCCGTACGCTGAAGTGTCGAAAGACCCGCGCGTGATGGAGGCCTACATGGGCACCGCCGACGCCGAGCTGCAAGGCGCGCACTGA
- a CDS encoding GMC family oxidoreductase N-terminal domain-containing protein: METFDYIIVGAGSAGCVLANRLTQDADVNVLLLEAGGKDDYHWIHIPVGYLYCIGNPRTDWLYRTVAEKGLNGRSLGYPRGRVLGGSSSINGMIYMRGQREDYDDWARLTGDDGWRWDNVLPLFKRSEDHHRGASEFHGAGGEWRVEAQRLQWDILERFIEAAEQAGIPRTDDFNRGDNFGVGYFEVNQRRGIRWNTSKAFLRRAADRPNLTIVTGAQVSALTFEGRRCTGVNYVGGGQAHSAAARHEVILAAGAVNTPQLLELSGIGQGERLQALGIPVRHALPGVGENLQDHLQLRSVVKVNGVRTLNTRAASWWGKLGIGLEYAFNQSGPMSMAPSQLGAFARSDAAQARPNLEYHVQPLSLDKFGEPLHAFNAFTASVCNLRPTSRGSVHIDSADFRQAPVIAPNYLSTEEDRKVAADSLRLTRRIVASPALAPYRPEEWLPGPAFETDEALAEAAGNIGTTIFHPVGTCRMGRAEDPLAVVDHRLRVLGIDGLRVVDASVMPLITSGNTNSPTIMIAERASDMLREDRRQQLAA, from the coding sequence ATGGAGACCTTCGACTACATCATCGTGGGCGCCGGCTCGGCCGGCTGCGTGCTGGCCAACCGCCTGACGCAGGACGCCGACGTGAATGTGCTGTTGCTGGAAGCGGGCGGCAAGGACGACTACCACTGGATCCATATCCCGGTCGGCTACCTGTACTGCATCGGCAATCCGCGCACGGACTGGCTGTATCGCACGGTGGCGGAAAAGGGGCTCAACGGGCGTTCGCTTGGCTATCCGCGCGGCCGCGTGCTGGGCGGTTCGTCGTCGATCAACGGGATGATCTACATGCGCGGCCAGCGCGAGGACTACGACGACTGGGCGCGCCTGACCGGTGACGACGGCTGGCGCTGGGACAATGTGCTGCCGCTGTTCAAGCGCAGCGAAGACCACCATCGCGGCGCCAGTGAATTCCATGGCGCCGGCGGCGAATGGCGCGTCGAGGCGCAACGCCTGCAGTGGGACATCCTGGAGCGGTTCATCGAGGCGGCCGAGCAGGCCGGCATCCCGCGCACCGACGACTTCAACCGCGGCGACAACTTTGGCGTCGGCTACTTCGAGGTCAACCAGCGTCGCGGCATCCGCTGGAACACTTCCAAGGCGTTCCTGCGGCGCGCGGCGGACCGGCCCAACCTGACCATCGTCACCGGCGCGCAGGTCAGCGCGCTGACCTTCGAGGGGCGCCGCTGCACCGGCGTGAACTATGTCGGCGGCGGGCAGGCGCACAGCGCGGCGGCGCGGCATGAAGTCATCCTGGCCGCGGGCGCGGTCAACACGCCGCAGCTGCTGGAGCTGTCGGGTATCGGGCAGGGCGAGCGGCTGCAGGCCCTGGGCATTCCGGTGCGGCACGCATTGCCGGGCGTGGGCGAGAACCTCCAGGACCACTTGCAGCTGCGCTCGGTGGTCAAGGTAAACGGCGTGCGCACGCTGAACACGCGCGCGGCGAGCTGGTGGGGCAAGCTCGGCATCGGCCTGGAGTACGCCTTCAACCAGAGCGGGCCGATGAGCATGGCGCCATCGCAGCTCGGCGCGTTCGCGCGTTCGGATGCCGCGCAGGCGCGCCCGAACCTGGAGTACCACGTGCAGCCGCTGTCGCTCGACAAGTTCGGCGAGCCGCTGCATGCGTTCAATGCATTCACGGCCAGCGTCTGCAATCTGCGGCCGACATCGCGCGGCAGCGTGCATATCGACAGCGCTGATTTCCGCCAGGCTCCCGTGATCGCTCCGAACTACCTGTCCACGGAGGAAGACCGCAAGGTCGCGGCGGATTCGCTGCGGCTCACGCGGCGCATCGTGGCGTCGCCCGCGCTTGCGCCATACCGCCCGGAGGAATGGCTGCCGGGGCCCGCCTTCGAAACCGATGAGGCGCTGGCCGAGGCTGCCGGCAATATCGGCACGACGATCTTCCATCCGGTCGGCACGTGCCGCATGGGCCGCGCGGAGGATCCGCTTGCCGTGGTGGACCACCGGTTGCGCGTGCTTGGCATCGACGGGTTGCGGGTAGTGGACGCTTCGGTGATGCCCCTGATCACCTCGGGTAACACGAATTCGCCGACGATCATGATTGCCGAACGGGCCAGCGACATGCTGCGCGAGGACCGTCGCCAGCAACTCGCGGCCTGA
- a CDS encoding LysR family transcriptional regulator, producing MDLHHLRAFVAVAREGNLTRAARRLHLTQPAVSLQLKALQSAWRLRVFERTAAGLTLTADGAALLPLAERILDSVGDLQHTVDAMHSTVRGKLAIGTILDPEFTRLGVMLRTLVERHPQIGTELRHGMSGWVLQQVRSGALDVGFYLGQPPDAGFNALALTPFSYYVVAPKGWKERTALRSWAQLATLPWIWTPPESAHHRLLSARFAEAGVDAASVHKVAHVDQEASMLDLVRSGVGLSLVRDSIALRESHAHGLVVVEGMSVQTELTLVALASRRDDPVVSAVFGVAESVFRA from the coding sequence GTGGACCTCCATCACTTGCGCGCCTTCGTTGCGGTCGCCCGCGAAGGCAACCTCACCCGTGCCGCCCGGCGGCTTCACCTGACGCAGCCGGCCGTGAGCCTGCAGCTGAAGGCACTGCAATCGGCCTGGCGCCTGCGCGTATTCGAACGCACCGCCGCCGGCCTCACGCTGACCGCGGACGGCGCCGCGCTGCTGCCGCTGGCCGAGCGCATCCTCGACAGCGTCGGCGACCTGCAGCACACCGTCGACGCGATGCACAGCACCGTGCGCGGCAAGCTCGCCATTGGCACCATCCTCGATCCCGAGTTCACGCGGCTTGGCGTCATGCTGCGCACGCTGGTCGAACGCCATCCGCAGATCGGCACCGAGCTGCGCCATGGCATGTCGGGCTGGGTGCTGCAGCAGGTGCGCAGCGGCGCGCTCGACGTCGGCTTCTATCTCGGGCAGCCGCCCGATGCCGGCTTCAATGCGCTGGCGCTGACGCCGTTCTCGTATTACGTGGTCGCCCCCAAGGGCTGGAAGGAACGCACCGCGCTGCGCTCATGGGCGCAGCTCGCGACGCTGCCGTGGATCTGGACACCGCCCGAGTCCGCACACCACCGGCTGCTCTCGGCGCGCTTTGCCGAAGCCGGCGTGGATGCCGCCAGCGTGCACAAGGTCGCGCACGTGGACCAGGAGGCTTCGATGCTCGATCTCGTGCGCTCCGGCGTCGGCCTGTCGCTCGTGCGCGATTCCATTGCGCTGCGCGAGTCGCATGCGCACGGTCTCGTGGTCGTGGAAGGCATGTCGGTGCAGACCGAACTGACCCTGGTCGCGCTGGCCAGCCGGCGCGATGACCCCGTGGTAAGCGCCGTGTTCGGCGTGGCGGAATCCGTATTCCGCGCTTAA
- a CDS encoding alpha/beta hydrolase gives MDKPMTEDPVHPAEGGQSARAEAPEAARGLVALQSRQRMRDGTELLLRTWEPDPRGGSAPLGCVLIVHGLAEHSGRYQHVAEVLCGLGLRVRAYDQRGHGASGGARMVADHPDSYLDDLAEIHDAAVRAWNELPILLGHSMGGLVAARFATARVRPVRALVLSSPALALRLSPAMMTLHRVLLTLAPRLRVPNPIDARMLSHDPQVVARYRADPLVQTTITAGVLESFIHGMAQAQADAARLEAPMLMLVGGADRVVDPAGSRTFFEHAPADLREQVWFDQGYHEVFNEAEPLRSEVFATLTEWLRRHLAPLQR, from the coding sequence ATGGACAAGCCCATGACGGAAGACCCCGTTCATCCTGCCGAGGGCGGGCAGTCAGCGCGCGCAGAGGCGCCGGAGGCAGCGCGGGGCCTGGTAGCGTTGCAAAGCCGGCAACGCATGCGCGACGGCACGGAACTGCTGCTGCGCACCTGGGAGCCGGACCCGCGCGGCGGGTCCGCACCGCTGGGCTGTGTGCTGATCGTGCACGGCCTGGCGGAGCACAGCGGCCGCTACCAGCATGTGGCCGAGGTGCTGTGCGGACTGGGCCTGCGCGTGCGCGCCTATGACCAGCGCGGCCACGGCGCCAGCGGTGGCGCGCGCATGGTGGCCGATCATCCCGATAGCTATCTCGACGACCTCGCGGAAATCCACGATGCGGCAGTGCGTGCGTGGAACGAACTGCCGATCCTGCTCGGCCACAGCATGGGCGGCCTGGTGGCGGCGCGCTTCGCGACCGCGCGCGTGCGGCCGGTGCGCGCGCTGGTGCTGTCGTCACCGGCGCTGGCATTGCGGCTGTCGCCGGCCATGATGACACTGCACCGGGTGCTGCTGACCCTCGCGCCACGGCTGCGCGTGCCGAACCCGATCGATGCGCGCATGCTGTCGCACGATCCGCAGGTCGTCGCACGCTACCGCGCCGATCCGCTTGTGCAGACGACGATCACGGCAGGCGTGCTGGAGAGCTTTATCCACGGCATGGCCCAGGCGCAGGCCGATGCGGCGCGGCTCGAAGCCCCCATGCTGATGCTGGTGGGCGGCGCCGACCGCGTCGTCGATCCGGCCGGCAGCCGTACCTTCTTCGAGCATGCGCCGGCCGACCTGCGCGAGCAGGTGTGGTTCGACCAGGGGTACCACGAGGTCTTCAACGAGGCCGAGCCCTTGCGCAGCGAAGTGTTCGCCACGCTGACGGAATGGCTGCGGCGGCATCTGGCGCCGCTGCAGCGTTAA
- the cueR gene encoding Cu(I)-responsive transcriptional regulator, with amino-acid sequence MNIGQAAESSGVSAKMIRHYESIGLVDAPPRTEGGYRRYDERAVHTLRFVRRARNLGFSLDEIRGLLSLWHDRQRASADVKAMTLRHVADLEKRIAELAAMRDTLRALAESCSGDDRPDCPILADFAQPDGHAHCHDAYGGAGEPGP; translated from the coding sequence ATGAACATCGGACAGGCAGCAGAGTCCTCGGGCGTTTCCGCCAAGATGATCCGGCACTACGAGTCCATCGGCCTCGTCGACGCGCCGCCGCGCACCGAAGGCGGCTATCGCCGCTACGACGAGCGTGCCGTGCACACCTTGCGCTTCGTGCGGCGCGCCCGTAATCTCGGGTTCTCGCTCGACGAGATTCGCGGGCTGCTGTCGCTGTGGCATGACCGCCAGCGCGCCAGCGCCGACGTGAAGGCGATGACCCTGCGGCATGTGGCCGACCTGGAAAAGCGCATTGCCGAACTCGCCGCCATGCGCGATACGCTGCGCGCGCTGGCCGAGTCGTGCAGCGGCGACGACCGGCCCGATTGCCCGATCCTTGCCGACTTCGCACAACCGGATGGCCATGCGCATTGCCATGACGCGTACGGCGGTGCAGGGGAACCCGGACCATAA